Proteins encoded together in one Thermococcus barophilus MP window:
- a CDS encoding metallophosphoesterase, producing the protein MLIGIMSDTHDNLSAIAKAVELFNREGVDLVIHAGDYVAPFVRRELLKLRAPLKGVFGNNDGEKKGLNKALGISEDILEVKADGMKIIVLHGTNEKVVDAFAKSQLYDVIIRGHTHRYEIRETGRSILVNPGEVCGYVTGIKSVAFLDTKKREVKIINLDTEEPLGFMSL; encoded by the coding sequence ATGTTAATTGGAATAATGAGCGATACTCATGACAATCTATCTGCTATAGCAAAAGCCGTTGAGCTTTTTAACAGAGAAGGTGTTGATCTTGTAATCCATGCAGGAGATTACGTTGCCCCGTTCGTCAGAAGAGAGCTCCTAAAGCTAAGGGCACCATTAAAAGGTGTCTTCGGAAATAATGACGGAGAGAAAAAGGGTCTAAATAAGGCACTGGGAATCTCGGAAGATATACTTGAAGTTAAAGCAGACGGTATGAAAATAATTGTTCTCCATGGGACAAATGAAAAGGTAGTTGATGCCTTTGCAAAGAGTCAGCTGTACGACGTTATTATTCGGGGCCATACTCACAGATATGAGATTAGAGAAACGGGGAGGAGCATACTTGTGAATCCTGGAGAAGTGTGTGGATATGTTACGGGGATTAAAAGCGTTGCATTTCTTGACACAAAGAAAAGAGAAGTGAAGATAATTAACCTTGACACAGAAGAACCCCTTGGGTTTATGAGCCTTTAG
- a CDS encoding LAGLIDADG family homing endonuclease — MDKEEMISRFVNFLREYSDDKGSKVYLNKISDILTVTPKRSVSINWEHLNGFDPELAQELLENPEETLLAAEDALQIILQEEFFKKEPLKIHARFYNLPKTLLVKELGSEHINKLIQVEGIITRMSEVKPYVAKAVFVCKDCGNEMIRLQKPFAPLVKPNKCDQCGSKNLELDVDKSNFINLQTFRLQDRPESLKGGQMPRFVDAILLDDLVDTALPGDRVVITGILRVILEQREKRPIFKKILEVNHIEQISKEIEELEITPEDEQKIRELAKRKDIVDAIVDSIAPAIYGYREVKKGIALALFGGVTRQLPDGTKLRGESHVLLVGDPGVAKSQILRYVANLAPRAIYTSGKSSSAAGLTAAAVRDEFTGSWVLEAGVLVLADGGIACLHPDTRVLVDGKYKRIEELFEVENSYKAKSGDEIVDIEEKKLEVVAIDLSKMKTKRAISTVIRRKPWKGELTKIKLRSGNEITLTPDHLLIDGRTLEWKEAGKFKVGDLIVAPLKLPNVREKVYILDILPDEWKVKLTDEEKTELKREVLKRFRSFAEFNRYYGISKDFLSGKGTITVGKFREILKDFGIYEDWKKKPLAVGPHSRRERLKVAYITPELAYFLGFLYGDGWIKRNGSRVQVRIVQSKVHKKQIEAIRNVFHAFYEGDLREYERVTESEVAGNKISSKTITFHISSPLIAYIYEYLTKNALENIFVLDDEAAKAFIAGALDSDGCVSIKKSTKGRVIHVEFLLSNDIESDRAFALLLRRFDVYARIIPDKGVNRIRIAGREDVKNLLIAVRKYSVKVKEIPDMKHLVSSRSDKVPAEPVKQIARKIVERVPSTVLQKKGLWSTLYAYMKGGYLPSRAQLRKILKRLNDFLDEETKFKLNILITRDYFLDEIVSIERIPYDGYVYDLYVLDLHNFVAGGIVVHNCIDEFDKMSDRDRSAIHEALEQQSYHKDFELLLADGRKVKIGEFVDELIERNRDKVIVGKDTEILPVDDVYLLAYDLERMKVIKVKADRVSRHKAPEKFIRLRFSNGREIIVTPEHPIMVWENGKIVEKRADAVEKDDLVVGVKDYPLLGDLEGARDLALSLFTKSYRFKKSARLPPEVFKLKREELEEFLRTIWEIRGSIINGKPCIRFPNRGLAEDIQDILLMLGISSSIYESPTTITLIVHEKESVERLMRITGKAFGVQRSSEIIPGDLARRFLEVSKLLRVWISHKDRVKLYRDYVPRDVLLKYYNNAKAELERLKQVIEKQNYEPLLKIISTYRIYSKYGISPLSLKNLLRKGDKRALEIVLSEAKKVVEHAENILVQIGKILNSNIKFIKVIKVEEVENRDSEWVYDVTVEPYNLFVSHGLILHNTISISKAGITATLNARTTVIAAANPKHGRFNKMKPLPEQLDLPPTLLSRFDLIFVLIDEPNEKLDAEIASHILKVRKGEAEAITPKIPYDLLKKYIAYARKNIHPVLSREAMDEILHYYVKMRKGLKRTTEAEGVKPIPITARQLEALIRLAEAHARMRLSEIVTREDAREAIKLVEYTLRQIAVDEEGVMDISILEVGKSARKINKVDKLLEIIEALQDQSEYGAPIDDIIKEAMRAGIDKKEVRKLIEDLKANSRIYEPRNGYYKVL, encoded by the coding sequence ATGGATAAGGAAGAGATGATCAGCCGTTTTGTAAATTTTCTTAGAGAGTACTCTGACGATAAGGGCAGTAAGGTTTATCTTAACAAGATTAGTGATATCCTAACTGTCACTCCAAAGCGTTCAGTTTCGATAAACTGGGAGCATTTGAACGGGTTTGATCCTGAGTTAGCTCAGGAGCTTTTGGAGAATCCAGAGGAAACCTTGCTTGCGGCTGAAGATGCGCTCCAGATAATCCTTCAAGAAGAGTTCTTCAAAAAAGAACCTCTAAAGATTCATGCACGCTTTTACAATCTGCCAAAAACCCTCTTGGTTAAGGAGCTTGGCAGTGAGCATATAAATAAGCTCATCCAAGTTGAGGGCATTATAACAAGAATGAGCGAAGTCAAGCCATACGTTGCTAAGGCAGTTTTTGTGTGTAAAGACTGTGGAAATGAAATGATCCGTCTCCAAAAACCTTTTGCTCCATTAGTTAAACCGAATAAGTGTGACCAGTGTGGAAGCAAAAACCTTGAGCTTGATGTAGATAAGAGCAACTTCATCAATCTGCAGACGTTCAGACTGCAGGACAGACCAGAAAGTCTGAAAGGTGGGCAGATGCCTCGTTTTGTCGATGCAATCCTCTTGGATGATTTAGTTGACACTGCCTTACCGGGTGATAGAGTTGTAATAACCGGCATTTTGAGGGTTATCTTAGAGCAGAGGGAGAAAAGACCAATATTCAAGAAGATACTCGAGGTCAACCACATAGAACAGATAAGCAAAGAAATTGAAGAGCTTGAGATAACCCCAGAGGATGAGCAGAAGATTAGAGAATTAGCGAAGAGAAAGGACATAGTTGACGCAATTGTAGATTCAATAGCTCCAGCCATTTACGGTTACCGCGAGGTCAAGAAGGGGATAGCATTGGCTCTGTTTGGTGGTGTTACGAGGCAATTACCAGATGGGACCAAGCTGAGAGGAGAGAGTCACGTTCTGCTCGTTGGTGATCCTGGGGTTGCGAAAAGCCAAATTTTACGCTATGTCGCTAATTTAGCCCCGAGAGCGATTTATACGAGTGGTAAGTCAAGTTCGGCAGCCGGCCTTACGGCCGCAGCCGTCCGCGACGAGTTCACAGGGTCTTGGGTCCTTGAAGCGGGTGTTTTGGTCTTAGCAGATGGTGGGATTGCCTGCCTTCATCCAGATACAAGGGTTCTCGTTGATGGAAAATACAAACGAATTGAAGAGCTTTTCGAGGTAGAGAACTCCTATAAAGCTAAATCTGGAGATGAAATAGTTGATATTGAGGAGAAAAAGCTGGAAGTCGTGGCTATTGATCTCAGCAAGATGAAAACAAAAAGAGCAATATCCACGGTAATACGGAGGAAACCTTGGAAAGGTGAACTGACTAAAATAAAGCTCCGTTCTGGTAATGAGATAACATTAACCCCGGATCATCTACTCATAGATGGAAGAACTCTCGAATGGAAAGAGGCAGGGAAGTTTAAGGTGGGGGACTTGATAGTAGCGCCGTTAAAACTGCCCAATGTCAGGGAAAAAGTCTACATTCTTGACATACTGCCTGATGAGTGGAAGGTCAAGCTTACCGACGAAGAAAAGACGGAATTGAAGAGGGAAGTTCTCAAGAGATTTAGAAGTTTTGCAGAATTCAACCGATATTACGGTATTTCAAAGGATTTTCTTTCTGGGAAAGGCACTATAACTGTTGGAAAGTTCAGAGAGATTCTTAAAGATTTTGGGATCTATGAAGATTGGAAGAAAAAACCATTAGCAGTTGGCCCGCACTCGAGGCGGGAGAGGCTTAAAGTGGCTTATATCACACCGGAGCTTGCTTATTTCTTGGGATTCCTTTACGGGGATGGCTGGATTAAAAGGAATGGTTCGAGAGTACAAGTGAGGATAGTGCAGTCAAAAGTTCACAAAAAACAAATTGAAGCCATAAGAAATGTATTCCATGCGTTTTACGAGGGAGATCTTAGAGAGTACGAACGCGTAACGGAGAGCGAAGTGGCTGGAAATAAAATTTCAAGCAAAACGATAACGTTTCACATTAGTTCTCCCCTCATTGCATATATATATGAGTATTTAACCAAGAATGCTCTTGAAAACATCTTTGTTCTTGATGATGAAGCAGCGAAAGCCTTCATAGCAGGTGCCCTTGATTCAGATGGATGCGTCTCAATTAAAAAGAGCACAAAGGGTAGGGTAATCCATGTTGAGTTTCTCCTTTCAAACGACATTGAGAGTGACAGAGCATTTGCACTTTTGCTCAGGAGATTTGACGTCTATGCTCGGATAATCCCGGATAAGGGCGTAAACAGAATTCGCATAGCAGGAAGGGAAGATGTTAAAAACCTTCTCATCGCAGTGCGGAAGTACAGTGTCAAGGTTAAGGAAATCCCAGATATGAAACACCTTGTATCTTCAAGGAGTGATAAGGTCCCGGCTGAGCCTGTAAAGCAGATAGCAAGGAAAATAGTTGAGAGAGTTCCATCGACTGTTCTCCAAAAGAAGGGTCTGTGGAGCACCCTTTACGCCTACATGAAAGGGGGCTACCTCCCAAGTAGGGCACAGCTCAGAAAGATTCTTAAAAGACTTAACGATTTTCTTGACGAAGAAACGAAGTTCAAACTTAACATTCTGATAACAAGAGATTACTTCCTTGATGAGATTGTTTCGATTGAGCGCATTCCTTATGATGGCTATGTATATGATTTATACGTCCTAGATTTGCATAATTTTGTTGCGGGAGGAATAGTTGTGCACAACTGCATAGATGAATTCGACAAGATGAGTGACAGAGATAGGAGTGCCATACACGAGGCGCTTGAGCAGCAGAGCTATCATAAGGATTTTGAGTTACTTCTTGCTGACGGTAGAAAGGTGAAAATTGGCGAATTTGTGGATGAACTCATTGAGAGAAACCGCGATAAAGTTATTGTTGGAAAAGACACAGAAATACTGCCCGTTGATGATGTTTATCTTCTTGCCTATGATCTTGAGAGAATGAAAGTCATTAAGGTTAAGGCAGACAGGGTGAGCAGACATAAAGCTCCGGAGAAGTTCATACGGCTCCGTTTCTCCAACGGGAGAGAGATAATCGTAACACCAGAACACCCTATAATGGTATGGGAAAACGGAAAAATAGTTGAAAAGAGAGCAGATGCTGTAGAGAAAGATGATCTTGTTGTTGGAGTTAAGGATTATCCCCTTCTTGGAGACTTAGAGGGTGCCAGAGATCTGGCACTGTCTCTGTTTACCAAAAGCTACAGATTCAAAAAGAGCGCAAGACTGCCTCCAGAAGTTTTCAAACTAAAAAGAGAAGAGCTTGAAGAATTTTTGAGAACGATATGGGAAATCCGTGGAAGTATAATTAATGGAAAGCCGTGCATAAGGTTTCCAAATAGGGGGCTTGCTGAGGATATACAGGATATCCTCCTAATGCTTGGCATAAGTTCTTCCATATATGAGAGTCCAACCACCATAACACTGATCGTTCATGAAAAGGAAAGTGTAGAAAGGCTTATGAGGATAACCGGAAAGGCATTTGGAGTACAAAGGTCAAGTGAAATCATCCCGGGGGACTTAGCGAGGAGGTTCTTAGAAGTTTCAAAGCTTCTGCGCGTGTGGATTTCTCACAAAGATAGGGTTAAATTGTACAGAGACTACGTTCCAAGGGATGTCCTACTTAAGTATTATAACAATGCAAAAGCTGAACTTGAAAGATTGAAACAGGTTATAGAAAAGCAAAACTATGAACCTCTTCTCAAGATAATATCAACGTACAGGATATACTCCAAGTATGGCATATCCCCTCTGTCTTTGAAGAATCTTCTGAGAAAGGGTGATAAGAGGGCACTTGAAATTGTTCTAAGTGAGGCTAAGAAAGTTGTAGAGCATGCTGAGAATATCCTTGTTCAAATCGGGAAAATATTGAACTCAAATATCAAATTCATTAAAGTAATCAAAGTCGAGGAAGTTGAAAACAGGGATTCGGAATGGGTCTATGATGTTACAGTTGAGCCATATAATCTCTTTGTTTCCCACGGACTGATACTGCACAATACGATCAGCATTTCAAAAGCTGGAATTACGGCAACTTTAAACGCAAGAACAACAGTCATTGCAGCTGCGAATCCAAAACACGGAAGGTTCAACAAGATGAAGCCTCTTCCAGAGCAGCTTGATCTGCCACCAACCCTGCTCAGCAGATTTGATCTCATATTTGTTCTCATAGATGAGCCAAATGAAAAACTTGATGCCGAAATTGCGTCACACATCTTAAAGGTCAGAAAAGGGGAGGCAGAGGCTATAACGCCGAAGATTCCATACGATCTGCTCAAAAAGTACATAGCCTACGCAAGAAAGAACATCCATCCCGTTCTCAGCAGGGAAGCGATGGATGAAATCCTTCACTACTATGTCAAAATGAGAAAAGGTCTAAAAAGGACCACGGAGGCTGAGGGCGTTAAACCTATCCCAATTACTGCGAGGCAGCTTGAGGCATTGATAAGATTAGCTGAGGCACACGCCAGAATGCGCTTAAGCGAGATAGTTACAAGAGAAGATGCAAGGGAAGCAATAAAGCTGGTGGAATACACTTTAAGACAGATAGCCGTCGATGAAGAAGGGGTAATGGATATTTCGATCCTTGAGGTAGGGAAATCTGCAAGAAAGATAAATAAGGTTGATAAACTGTTGGAGATAATTGAGGCACTCCAAGACCAATCAGAATATGGAGCCCCAATAGATGATATAATCAAGGAGGCAATGAGGGCAGGAATTGACAAGAAAGAAGTTAGAAAGCTTATTGAAGACCTCAAGGCAAATTCAAGAATTTATGAGCCGAGGAATGGATATTATAAAGTGCTGTGA
- a CDS encoding translation initiation factor IF-2 subunit beta, whose amino-acid sequence MGEKGIEKVEYDYYDYEKLLEKAYDELPENVKHHTSRFEVPVAIVTIEGNKTIIENFKDIAEAMNRDPNHLLKFILREVATAGTLEGRRVILQGRFTPYLIANKMKKYLKEYVICPVCGSPDTKITKKGRFHYLKCEACGAETPIAHL is encoded by the coding sequence ATGGGCGAGAAAGGAATCGAAAAAGTTGAATATGATTATTACGATTATGAAAAGCTATTGGAGAAAGCCTACGATGAGTTGCCGGAGAACGTTAAGCACCACACATCAAGATTTGAGGTTCCAGTTGCCATAGTTACAATTGAGGGCAACAAAACAATTATAGAGAACTTCAAGGATATAGCTGAAGCTATGAATAGAGATCCAAATCACCTGCTTAAGTTCATTTTGAGAGAAGTGGCTACCGCAGGAACCCTTGAAGGAAGAAGAGTCATCCTCCAGGGTAGATTTACACCATATCTCATAGCAAACAAGATGAAAAAGTATCTCAAGGAGTACGTTATCTGTCCAGTGTGTGGTTCACCAGATACAAAGATCACCAAGAAGGGCAGGTTCCATTATCTCAAGTGTGAAGCATGTGGTGCAGAAACACCAATTGCCCACCTGTGA
- a CDS encoding carboxyl transferase domain-containing protein — translation MSMEEKVNELYEKKRKILQMGGEAKIQKQHEKGKLTARERIEKLLDPGSFVEIGMFVKHRNTEFGLDKMELPADGVITGYGTIDGRLVFVYAQDFTVMGGSLGEMHAMKIKRVMELALEAGAPIIGLNDSGGARIQEGVDSLKGYGEIFKMNTILSGVVPQITAIMGPCAGGAVYSPAIGDFILMVDNPATFMFITGPQVVKAVTGVEVSPTQLGGAMVHAQKSGQAHLIGKSDEEVLMLIRKLLSYLPSNNMEKPPRVKTNDPPFRKSDRLYEIVPDDPNKGYDVRQVIYEIVDRDANGNPDFLEILPYYAPNAVVGFGRFNGQTVGIVANNPIHLAGVLDIDSSDKIARFVRTCDAFNIPIVTLVDVPGYLPGVQQEYGGIIRHGAKVLYAYAEATVPMVTVILRKAYGGAYLAMGSKHLGADFVFAWPTAEIAVMGPEGAANIIFRKEIAKAENPEEFRQQKIREYREKFANPYVAAGRGYIDDVIDPAETRGKIIMALEALESKRVKLPPKKHGNIPL, via the coding sequence ATGAGCATGGAGGAAAAGGTGAACGAACTGTATGAAAAGAAGAGGAAAATCTTGCAGATGGGTGGTGAGGCCAAGATTCAGAAGCAGCATGAGAAAGGTAAGCTTACGGCAAGAGAGAGGATTGAGAAACTCCTTGATCCAGGAAGCTTTGTTGAGATCGGTATGTTCGTTAAGCACAGGAACACTGAATTTGGCCTCGACAAAATGGAACTGCCGGCGGATGGCGTTATCACTGGATATGGAACAATCGATGGTAGGTTGGTTTTTGTATATGCCCAAGACTTCACAGTGATGGGGGGTTCATTAGGGGAAATGCATGCAATGAAGATTAAACGCGTCATGGAACTTGCACTTGAGGCTGGAGCCCCAATAATTGGACTCAATGACTCTGGGGGAGCAAGAATCCAGGAGGGTGTAGATTCACTTAAAGGCTACGGGGAAATCTTTAAGATGAACACGATTTTAAGCGGCGTTGTTCCCCAGATTACAGCTATTATGGGCCCCTGTGCTGGTGGTGCAGTTTACAGTCCAGCAATTGGCGACTTCATCCTCATGGTTGACAACCCTGCCACATTCATGTTCATCACCGGGCCACAGGTTGTTAAGGCAGTTACTGGAGTTGAAGTTTCGCCAACTCAGCTCGGCGGAGCAATGGTTCACGCGCAAAAGAGCGGGCAAGCTCATTTAATTGGCAAGAGTGATGAGGAAGTCCTCATGCTCATCAGAAAGCTGTTAAGCTATTTGCCATCAAACAATATGGAGAAGCCTCCGAGGGTTAAAACAAATGACCCACCGTTTAGAAAGAGCGACAGGCTTTACGAAATCGTCCCAGATGATCCGAACAAGGGGTATGATGTTAGGCAGGTGATTTATGAGATCGTTGACAGAGATGCAAATGGAAACCCAGACTTTCTTGAAATACTCCCATATTATGCACCAAATGCTGTCGTTGGCTTTGGACGTTTTAATGGTCAGACAGTAGGAATTGTGGCTAATAACCCCATACACTTGGCTGGTGTCCTTGACATTGACAGCTCGGATAAGATTGCGAGGTTCGTTAGAACTTGCGATGCGTTTAACATTCCAATTGTGACACTCGTTGATGTTCCAGGCTATCTACCCGGAGTCCAGCAGGAGTATGGGGGTATCATAAGGCACGGTGCTAAGGTTCTTTATGCCTATGCAGAAGCAACGGTTCCAATGGTAACTGTTATTTTAAGAAAAGCTTACGGTGGAGCTTACTTAGCCATGGGGAGCAAGCATTTGGGAGCGGATTTCGTTTTCGCATGGCCTACTGCTGAGATTGCCGTTATGGGACCAGAGGGAGCTGCAAATATTATCTTCAGGAAAGAGATCGCAAAAGCAGAAAATCCGGAGGAGTTCAGGCAGCAGAAGATTAGAGAGTACAGGGAGAAGTTTGCCAACCCGTACGTTGCAGCTGGAAGAGGGTACATTGATGATGTCATTGATCCGGCAGAGACAAGAGGAAAGATCATTATGGCTCTTGAGGCTTTGGAGAGCAAGAGGGTTAAGCTTCCACCGAAGAAGCATGGAAACATTCCGTTGTGA
- a CDS encoding OadG family protein, protein MPAVTMQEFLEGLYITILGVTVVFTVLTILAIAMYAIGYLERRLVEKEKAKEAPVIKEEAKVEEKPKIEPKKLAVITAAILAYIAEKNAQLRPVPFKRKPSDTWRLYGLQSQMEEVEDFNYELGKW, encoded by the coding sequence ATGCCGGCTGTTACCATGCAGGAATTCCTTGAAGGGCTTTACATAACAATCCTTGGGGTTACAGTAGTCTTTACCGTCTTAACTATTTTAGCGATTGCAATGTATGCGATTGGTTACCTTGAGCGTAGGTTGGTTGAAAAGGAGAAAGCAAAGGAAGCACCTGTGATAAAGGAGGAAGCTAAAGTTGAAGAGAAACCTAAGATTGAACCTAAAAAGCTTGCTGTAATAACAGCTGCAATTTTAGCGTATATAGCTGAGAAAAATGCTCAGCTGAGACCTGTTCCGTTTAAAAGGAAACCTTCTGATACCTGGCGTTTGTATGGTTTACAAAGTCAAATGGAGGAAGTTGAGGATTTCAACTATGAGTTGGGGAAGTGGTGA
- a CDS encoding acetyl-CoA carboxylase biotin carboxyl carrier protein subunit: MKGKVKVIVDGVTYEVEVEELGTGKFRVSFEGESYEVEAKDLGIPLSAVEMPAQVQAPSAPAPAPVTAPSPAVSAPVPAPVTGGGVVSAPMPGKVLRILVREGDEVKAGQGLLVLEAMKMENEIPAPKDGIVKKILIKEGDTVDTGQPLIEIG, translated from the coding sequence ATGAAAGGCAAAGTTAAGGTCATCGTCGATGGTGTCACTTACGAGGTTGAAGTTGAGGAACTTGGCACAGGCAAATTCAGAGTATCATTTGAAGGAGAGAGCTATGAAGTTGAAGCTAAGGACTTAGGGATTCCGTTGAGTGCAGTGGAGATGCCGGCTCAGGTGCAAGCTCCCTCAGCGCCGGCTCCAGCTCCGGTAACGGCCCCAAGTCCGGCGGTTTCGGCCCCGGTTCCAGCTCCAGTGACGGGTGGGGGTGTTGTTTCTGCGCCTATGCCTGGTAAGGTTTTGAGGATTCTTGTTAGGGAGGGGGATGAGGTTAAGGCTGGTCAGGGTTTGCTTGTGCTTGAGGCAATGAAAATGGAGAACGAAATCCCAGCACCAAAAGACGGCATTGTAAAGAAAATCCTCATAAAAGAAGGCGACACCGTAGACACAGGACAACCACTAATAGAAATAGGGTGA
- a CDS encoding sodium ion-translocating decarboxylase subunit beta yields MGLEQAIIDFFAHMGLLNLTVGNVVMILVGLTLVYLAVVKGMEPLLLLPIGISAVLVNLPFTGIADPPHGLFYLIHRYLISTEVVPLLIFFGLGAMTDFGPMIADPKTALLGAAAQIGVFIAMLTAVALGFTLQEAASIGIIGGADGPTTIYLTTKLAPHLLGATAVAAYSYMSLVPLIQPPVIKALTTPEERKIRMEQLRPVSKREKILFPIASMLIIGLLVPSAAPLIGMLMIGNLFRESGVVERLSKAAREELMNIVTIFLGLGVGSTMRAEYFLTAKTLMILALGVIAFATATAGGVLLGKLMMKLSGGKINPMIGAAGVSAVPMSARVVQKLAAEEDPGNFILMHAMGPNVAGVIGTAVVAGVLLSALG; encoded by the coding sequence ATGGGATTAGAACAGGCAATAATAGACTTTTTTGCACACATGGGGTTGCTTAACCTAACTGTAGGCAACGTGGTTATGATACTTGTAGGGCTTACGCTTGTCTATTTGGCAGTTGTCAAAGGTATGGAGCCCCTGCTGTTGCTCCCAATCGGTATAAGTGCCGTGCTCGTGAATCTGCCGTTTACAGGAATAGCTGATCCACCTCATGGGCTGTTCTATCTGATCCATCGATACTTAATCAGCACAGAAGTAGTTCCCCTGCTAATATTCTTTGGTCTTGGTGCAATGACTGATTTTGGTCCAATGATTGCTGATCCTAAGACGGCACTACTCGGTGCAGCTGCTCAGATTGGTGTCTTCATTGCGATGCTCACAGCAGTTGCTTTGGGCTTCACTCTTCAAGAGGCGGCTTCGATTGGCATTATTGGTGGTGCCGATGGCCCTACAACGATTTATTTGACGACAAAACTTGCACCACACCTCTTGGGCGCAACGGCTGTGGCAGCTTACAGCTACATGAGTTTAGTTCCGCTGATCCAGCCACCAGTTATTAAAGCCTTGACAACTCCGGAAGAGAGAAAGATAAGAATGGAGCAGTTAAGACCGGTCTCAAAGCGTGAAAAGATTCTCTTCCCAATTGCATCTATGTTAATTATCGGTCTGCTCGTTCCTTCAGCGGCTCCGTTAATTGGCATGCTCATGATAGGCAACCTCTTCAGAGAGAGCGGTGTCGTTGAAAGGCTCAGCAAAGCGGCAAGGGAAGAGCTTATGAATATCGTCACAATTTTCCTTGGGCTTGGTGTCGGTTCAACAATGAGGGCGGAATATTTCTTAACAGCGAAAACCTTAATGATTCTCGCCCTTGGCGTTATCGCATTTGCAACAGCAACGGCCGGTGGTGTCCTCTTAGGAAAGCTTATGATGAAGCTCAGTGGAGGAAAGATAAACCCGATGATAGGAGCGGCTGGAGTTTCAGCAGTGCCAATGTCAGCAAGAGTCGTTCAGAAATTAGCAGCTGAAGAGGATCCAGGTAACTTTATATTAATGCATGCGATGGGTCCAAACGTTGCTGGAGTTATAGGGACTGCTGTCGTCGCTGGAGTCTTGCTTTCAGCGCTTGGATGA
- a CDS encoding CBS domain-containing protein, with product MKVKSIMTPDPVVIELPATRGYALELFKKHKVRSFPVVRRGNKELVGIVSIKRVLVNPDEDQLAMLVKRDVPVVKPTDDLKKAVRLMLDYDYRRVIVVNDDGKVVGILTVGDIIRRYLAKNEKYRNVEIEPYYQRNVSVVWKGTPLKAALKALLLCNAMAIPVIDDDGNLVGIVDETDLLKDSEVVRVMKSSALAVSSEEEWILESNPILLFEKAELQLPKKPVEDIMTKNPIIATPHMSVYDVANKMAKYKIEQLPVIKGEGDLVGLIRDMDLIKVIVNRR from the coding sequence GTGAAAGTTAAGAGCATAATGACGCCAGATCCTGTCGTTATTGAACTGCCTGCAACGAGGGGTTATGCCCTTGAGCTGTTTAAAAAACATAAAGTTAGGTCTTTTCCGGTAGTTAGGAGAGGAAATAAAGAGCTGGTTGGTATTGTGAGCATTAAGAGGGTCCTTGTGAATCCTGATGAGGATCAGTTAGCAATGCTCGTTAAGAGAGATGTCCCTGTAGTCAAACCGACCGATGACCTTAAGAAAGCTGTTCGTTTGATGCTCGACTATGACTATAGGAGGGTAATTGTTGTTAATGATGATGGCAAGGTTGTTGGGATCCTAACAGTTGGTGATATTATTAGGAGATATCTTGCAAAGAATGAGAAGTATAGAAATGTTGAAATTGAACCGTATTACCAGAGAAATGTCAGTGTTGTGTGGAAGGGAACCCCATTAAAAGCTGCTTTGAAGGCTTTACTCTTGTGCAATGCAATGGCAATTCCAGTGATTGATGATGATGGAAATTTAGTTGGAATAGTTGATGAGACAGATTTACTTAAGGACAGCGAAGTTGTCAGAGTCATGAAGAGTTCTGCTTTGGCGGTCTCAAGTGAAGAGGAGTGGATTCTTGAGAGTAATCCAATCCTGCTCTTTGAAAAGGCGGAGCTTCAGCTTCCCAAGAAACCAGTTGAAGACATTATGACGAAGAATCCAATAATAGCGACGCCTCACATGAGTGTTTACGATGTTGCAAACAAAATGGCTAAATACAAGATTGAACAGCTTCCGGTCATTAAGGGAGAAGGGGACCTTGTAGGATTGATTAGAGACATGGACTTAATAAAGGTAATTGTGAACAGAAGATGA